The region GCAGCCAAAGTCCTTTAAAAGACGACCGAGTTGCCACACTTCAGGATCTGCTTGCAGCAAAGACAGAGGAATGTCGTCACTTAATGAACCGGTTGGATGCCATGGAGGAATTCAGCCGAAAAATCATCGCGAACCAAATGAAAATGCAGGAGAATTTTGACAAGGTAAAGTTAATTAGTAGTCAAGGTGGAGTAAAGTAAATTTAGAAATTAAATTTACCAAAGCGATCGACTTCTTTAAAATGAACCAAATTTCCTTGAGCAAATCGTTCTTAAAATATGACTTTTGACGtacgattcttccgattctcCCCTTGTTCAGATTCTGCGATTCTTCCGATTCTcctattttaccaatttttatTGTCCGATTCTAAGATTTTTCCGACTCTcctattttaccaattttcATTCTCTGATTCTACGATTTTTCCGATTCTCCTATTGTCCGATTCTAAGATTTTTCCGACTCTcctattttaccaattttcATTCTCTGATTCTACGATTTTTCCGATTCTCCTATTGTCCGATTCTAAGATTTTTCCGATTCTCCTATTTAACCAATTTTCATTCTCTGATTCTACGATTTTTCAGATTCTcctattttaccaatttttatTCTGCGATTCTACATTTTTCCGATTCTcctattttaccaatttttatTCCCTGACGATACCATAAACGAGACAAACACAATGTATATTCTTCGTTCAGTTAGCGTCACGCCACATGAACACGCCAAACACAATGTTATATATTCTTCGTTCTATAAGCGTAGCGCCACAAAGCAACAATATGTCAAAGTAAACTTCAacattttcatctttattttacaatggCATAACCAACAAACTTTATCCTACTCGAGTACTACTCCGCGATCTTAAAGAAATGCACCCGATCGAACACAGGAATGCTCGATTACTGCTTGGTGTAAAAGACCACAGCAACACTAATATCGGACAGTCATTTCTGAAGCATCTTAAGGTCAAATCGTAGAACCGGAAGAATCGGAGAGTGAATTCTGGAGAATCGGAGAGTAAATTCTGGAGAATCTTAAGGTACAGTcgtagaatcggaagaatcgaAGAATCGGAGAGTGAATTCTGCTTTCTGAAACATCTTTTTAACGTAAACTCTTCAGGTAAAATCATCTTCAAGTTAAAATcgtagaatcggaagaatcggaGAATCGGACACAGATTTCTGAAAAATCTGAAAGTACAATCGTACAATAGGAAGAATAGGATGGTATATTCGTAAAACATCAAAAACTTAAATCGGATAATAGTACCCCTAAATCGGTGTATACTATTCTACGATTTAGCCATAATCGCACTGCTCTCGACAAGACAACCATGAAACCTTTATCCATGAGCGAGTGCTCACGTTCGAATTGAATTATGATTAAAGAAATACAGAAACTTGCAGAGTTCGGTAGTTTCTAAATCGCACGAAAGTAGTGTTATTCCTTTGTATTGAGCCATGCTAATTATAAAACTAAGCATTGCGTTGTATTTCTTTCAGATGTTGGGGAAATTGGACAGTGCAATAATTCAAACAGAAAGTAAACTTTTGACCGCGATGCAAGATGTTGAGAGAAATGTGGGTAACGCAATATTCAAGTTGGATGTTCGCCTCGAGTCGTTGGAGGAGCGACCTCTAAATCAATATTCCATGGTAAGAAGACTTTTACTCGAAATTTTAAGGATTGATTTAGAAGGGTTAATTGCTTTAAGACCGAACATGTCAGCCATCAAACGTGTCAGGCAAtttgttttcccagcaacattGCATATTAACTCATTTACAAACCTTCAATTCAACCGCGTTTCGACAGCGCGGGCCCTAACTTTCTCAAACTATGAAGTTGATGCACTGATTCACCACAACTGTTCAGAAGTCTAAATTGGAAATATCTTAGTAATAAGGTGACTTTCAGAAAGCCTTAATCgtcttcaaaatattttaaacgCCTTGCCCTTGAGTCCTTAAGTTCAAAATTTATAAGTGGATCAGATTCTACTTTTAAAACTCGCTATTTCACAGCCACGCACAAATTATATTTGTGATAGTTTTCGTTGCAGTGGTGCTAGTGTTCTCTGGAGTAGCCttcctgaaaaattaaggcaaGCAGAATCTCTGACTCAATTCAAAGCACCTCTTAAATAAGTACTATTAATGACCAATAACGCACTGCATCCGTGGAAAAGGGGTTCAATATGGTTAGCAATCATACCATTGTAATTAGAATTGTAAATAATGCATTTTAGATTATAAACAGTGACATTTTGGATTTTATGTTTCCGAACTTTTTGTACCTGATTGAATTTTACCGTGGTTAAACATAGATGACCTCGACTTACCTTACTTATGCTATGAACTGGTGAACTGCTAATATTATCTTTTTCCTTGATATCAGATAAACAGTACAGAATTCGAAGAGGAGATCACTCCACTGCTTAATGTTGCCCAACCATCAGAAGACTGTGACGACCTAAGCACAATTAATTTAGACACCTTAGGCCTTGTGAGTGTTGGCGCCGAAGTCCAACAAACTGTTTCTAGTCAAGTTGAACAAGCTGAGCAGACAGTGATTGGCGAGGAACTTGTTGTAACGTGCGTGACGCCCTCTAAAGTCAAAGTAGTACAGGAGACACTTGGAAAGGAAAACGAGCGGCACTTGTGTGCTCTGAAACTGTTGCAGTCCATCTTTGCGAAGGAGGAACTTGCATCAAGCAATACAGATGGTACCTATGGCAAGAAGTGCCTCGATGCCACGAAGCTAAACTCTCTCAAAGCATTGGTTTTTAGTAGATTTCCCGCAAATGCGAatgaggacagagaaaaaatctGGAGGTCtataaaaagtaaaattaatacTAAGTGTCGTTCCATTCGAAAGTGCGCAACCAAAGAGTCACCCGTTCGTTCGTTGTAATGgatttttccttttgctgtttTGACTGTAGTTTCTtataataaaagaaatgtatcaacCAAATAGAAAATGTGCGtcataaaagttaaaaacaatttttaatctAATTATTAAAAGTTCTTAATTGTTCCAATCGTCAATTTCGCCTGAATAGAAACAGACGAaatatgcgtctctagtataaaaacggccaataacACTTTCGACTTGTTGTAAAATGTGCGACTCTAATTACTGACTTCATTGAAAACAAAGCAAGCTGGAAAGCGGCTGAAGCAAACACAACTCTAAATCACCACGATCACCGATCGCGAGTCCCTAATGTTGCGCTGTTATCATGTAAGAACAAAATGCGCAATGAACTCTTACTCTTACGCCGTTGAATTGAAAGTTTTGCATCAAATGTCCTTGAAATCAATAATGATGTTTTTCACGGCCGTGATTTGCCAGTGCTTGCtgaaagtaaaaattaaaataacattGTCAAAGCGACTGCAGTTGGATATACGTTTTTAATTTactaattttaaattaaacttcCAAGCCTCATTATAAATCGAATGCATTTCAAGTTTAGGAACAAAATCAAAACTTTTTCAACGGGAACGTAACCGAAACCCAACTAACCGGAAGCTCAGCGTTCATCTTCGctgatattgttaaaaattttaatgtctAGCTCACGGCGGCGAGGCTTCCTGCACTTACGTTTCCACTGGTTATTAGGCAGTGTTTACacgtgtcgatttgaaaccgctgccaaaagtggagcgttttcaaaacaatggggtttcatctgtcgtgtaaacagcgaaaccgcatcgatttgagtacggttactattttggcacgaaaaaaaagtgaatttagcacgtgGTGCAGCGCTTGCTTCTATGatcacgacttggattttctggggaaaacggttccgtgtaaacacttccaaaccgcatcgattttgacgccgTTTCAATTCATGAAACCGTGTGGATGTGGAACAGCGTTCGTGTAAACCCTGCCTTAGCCTCCCAGGCATACTCTCTTAGGGGGTTCGTCGCGCATtaaggaacgcgtgacgaaccATTAGAGTCTTCAAGGGAGGCCAACTGGTTATCGGTAAGTGCTCAAAAATGCGCCAAATTTCTGGTGTCTGTTTTAGCGAAACGACCCTGAAACTAGCGCGAAAAGACGTTCCAATTTACGAGCGATATTTCTTGGATAACTACTGCTCCAAGGAACCACGAGTGAACGTTCAGCGGAAGTCTTTCGTAAACTCTAGAACGAGAATATGGAACTCTCTCCATTCTGAATGGAGCACGCTTGcaagaaaaagttaaaaaaaaccaaacgaaTTCGCAAATTTTTTGCTTGCTGTGCTCAGAGATGAGCTGTTGTCAAGAATCATTATCGTACcctgtaattttgtttcattcattGAGTCATCTAATTATTTATTTACGTAATTGTGAAACTTTTCCTTACAGAGTGTTACGTAATCACAAAATGAATTGTTAAGGTTCTTTTTATTTCAATGTCATGCTCTAAGTCACACTACACACCTTAATTAGTATACATGTCGCTAGACGCGTGTAGTTTTATCAATCATTGTAAAAAATAAGTGAACTTTCAAAAAATAAACCTGAACCTGTTTTGGATTTATAATATAATGTTTGGCACGCTGCAAGAAACAAGAGTTCAGCTTAATACCTAAAAATTACACACTTGGGCTGTACAGACATGTTATTATTTCCTATGGTGCTGGAGCGACGAGCTCCTCTGTTCCTGGTTTGCAAAACTGGCGGATTTCGCGGTACAAATACTGCTTACGCTCTTGAGACAATCCTTGGGGTCTGACCGTCACTGGAGGCACTGCAGGCGGTAGCATGGCAGGGTTCCTCAGCAGTTGGATAGATTGCTCTGTTGAGGAGTGGtactctttaaaaaaaagtttaccAGGTTTGTCTTTTGTAATTCTAAAATGATGGTACCTTTTGATGTTTGGAACTTTAACAAAGTACTGTTCAAGGAATGCAGACCAGTTGTAGGCGGGCACAATTACCCTGCCATCGTGAGTGCCAACGAGCTGGGTCTTGTTAACTCCAGTAGAGCTGGACGTTTCGACCATCTGAGCAAATTCGTAGAGAGACGATACATAATTTACCTTATACGATTTCTTGATGAGTCCGAAACAGCGATCGGGACCGAACTTCGTGTGACCGGCAATTAAAAATGAATAACTGATCGAGTGATGAAGCTGATGTATTACTCTCCACGAGAGGTACCAAAGGAAacagttgtttttattttgtccagtGCAGTTATCAGCATGAAGATGAACGCTGGTTTCGCCGAGTCCATGGTCATGAAAGTAATGATGGACAAAGCTTACTGTCGTGTTTGCCCCTTTACCTACGTCACTTGCTTCGTCAATAAGATAGTTGACTTGTCGCGGGATTGCTTCGCACATGACGCCAAAGATTCCACATTTGCGTGGCGTTTTGAAATAAATCGGCCCTGGCTGCATGGGGTTGCTCGGAATATG is a window of Montipora capricornis isolate CH-2021 chromosome 13, ASM3666992v2, whole genome shotgun sequence DNA encoding:
- the LOC138029449 gene encoding uncharacterized protein — protein: MSLRKLCKQTSKPASKALFVFPDEKKTGIAPTRFIVEKDIDYREGLTVHVNWEGKRVKAEILALSDDDKVLLEKDLDWSRKNVLVEISQDSEEPPQRCPQKKSASVDIQRDNTENGIPGSDDPYEQFLAGQRKREIEWKEVRKSKKVKVAAPIPAPMVVASSSQSPLKDDRVATLQDLLAAKTEECRHLMNRLDAMEEFSRKIIANQMKMQENFDKMLGKLDSAIIQTESKLLTAMQDVERNVGNAIFKLDVRLESLEERPLNQYSMINSTEFEEEITPLLNVAQPSEDCDDLSTINLDTLGLVSVGAEVQQTVSSQVEQAEQTVIGEELVVTCVTPSKVKVVQETLGKENERHLCALKLLQSIFAKEELASSNTDGTYGKKCLDATKLNSLKALVFSRFPANANEDREKIWRSIKSKINTKCRSIRKCATKESPVRSL